From a single Apium graveolens cultivar Ventura chromosome 2, ASM990537v1, whole genome shotgun sequence genomic region:
- the LOC141708783 gene encoding glutamate receptor 2.3-like — protein MLILPWLSIYIIVFVIPDSWHVMGFSNLCFYILLISGISLLLVSAKNETSTALHSKNRKVNVGLILDFNSSTGFVANACISIAVSDFYSKNPHYKTRLDLLPKYSSDILLAASAALELVNEDQVDAIIGPQYSNEARFVAEIGEKSQVPIMSFSVTSSSFWASHASYFIRTTLPDSSQLECITLLVRELGWHDIVVLYQSDTDGEPGNNFIPSLTDAFQQARIQLSYVISLSSSASVSRIKKEFRHLRSMQTRVFVVHVTSPALASRLFSLANEMGMMSKKTAWIITDTLSNSLSSLDATTIESMEGVIGLRPHVPTSKNKEDFKIRWNKFILMQQQTNFTVKIGSDVNMFCLRAYDTVWALATAVEKIQFPEVKRSQEKTNISRAAITDMRISEAGPRLVKEILETRFLGLSGEFKLMHGQLETPVLEIINIVGNGENGERTVGYWTPRKGFSRKITSEAKDDHGIDYSEGVDGILKPIIWPGDSTKKPEGWDVPGMGLKLRVGVPKKTGFTEFVNVKEINNSKTYNVTGYCIDVFKAALGSLNYSLEPEFIPFVDDSGDSNGTYNDLVNKLQGTKRPDYEAVVGDVTIRAYREERVDFSLPYSESGVVMVVRAEPDKLKNMWIFLKPLSWDLWLTIVLAPIFIGLVLRVLERHYHQPQLGMLVLFPVAALAFPERNMVANNWARFVMVVWLFMAYILMQSYTANLSSILTVGQLRPSADIPSCAGYQDGSFVLDMLTNWLKLNVTECHSYSSMEEYDKALSLGCKNGGVDAIFDEIPYVKLFLHKYGSKYKMAGATYSTGGFGFAFPTGSPLSKPISKAILDVMEKGTIQQIEKNYFGVGYTSQYAEENLSRDSPSLTAFSFAGLFTITAFLTLLAVVCSECSFAISRYRNRNAVDVHSVEVTDGVSPEKDQQDPKEEDKIKELDESQEQVLQEPANVSRDEQATNAGIDHGRG, from the exons ATGCTAATACTACCCTGGCTCTCTATATATATCATAGTCTTTGTTATTCCAGATAGCTGGCATGTAATGGGGTTCTCCAACTTATGCTTCTACATTTTGCTAATTAGTGGAATTAGTCTCCTGTTAGTTTCTGCCAAAAATGAAACAAGTACAGCTCTGCACTCGAAAAATCGAAAAGTTAATGTTGGTTTAATTCTTGATTTCAATTCATCTACTGGTTTTGTTGCCAATGCTTGCATATCCATAGCAGTCTCCGATTTCTACTCTAAAAATCCGCATTACAAAACAAGATTGGATTTGCTCCCTAAGTATTCCAGTGATATTCTTTTAGCAGCTTCAGCTG CTTTGGAGTTGGTTAACGAGGACCAAGTTGATGCAATTATTGGGCCACAATACTCCAACGAAGCAAGATTTGTTGCGGAAATTGGAGAAAAATCACAGGTGCCAATCATGTCATTTTCTGTGACAAGCTCATCGTTCTGGGCTTCACATGCTTCATACTTTATTCGAACCACACTTCCTGATTCATCTCAACTGGAATGTATTACTCTCCTTGTCCGGGAACTGGGATGGCATGACATTGTTGTGCTATATCAATCTGATACAGATGGAGAGCCTGGTAACAATTTCATTCCTTCTCTGACCGACGCCTTTCAGCAAGCAAGAATTCAGCTCTCGTACGTGATTTCATTATCATCTTCTGCCAGTGTTTCTCGTATAAAAAAAGAGTTCAGGCACCTGAGGAGTATGCAAACTCGGGTATTTGTTGTTCACGTGACTTCTCCTGCCCTTGCTTCTCGCTTGTTCTCTCTCGCAAATGAGATGGGAATGATGAGCAAAAAAACTGCATGGATTATCACGGATACTTTGTCCAATTCGCTAAGCTCCTTGGATGCTACAACAATTGAATCAATGGAAGGTGTTATAGGCTTAAGGCCTCATGTACCTACATCAAAAAATAAGGAAGATTTCAAAATCAGGTGGAATAAATTTATATTGATGCAACAACAGACTAATTTTACTGTAAAAATTGGAAGCGATGTTAATATGTTCTGTTTGCGAGCTTATGACACAGTTTGGGCATTAGCCACAGCAGTAGAGAAGATTCAGTTTCCTGAAGTAAAGAGGAGCCAAgaaaaaacaaatatatcaaGAGCTGCCATTACAGACATGAGAATCTCAGAGGCAGGCCCAAGACTTGTTAAAGAAATCTTGGAAACCAGATTCCTAGGCTTAAGCGGAGAATTTAAATTGATGCACGGACAACTAGAAActccagttctagagataattaACATAGTTGGGAATGGTGAAAATGGTGAGAGAACTGTAGGCTACTGGACACCAAGAAAAGGCTTTAGCCGCAAAATAACAAGTGAAGCTAAGGATGATCATGGAATAGATTATTCAGAAGGAGTTGATGGTATTCTCAAACCAATCATTTGGCCCGGAGACTCTACAAAGAAGCCTGAAGGATGGGATGTACCAGGAATGGGCCTGAAGCTGAGGGTAGGGGTTCCAAAAAAAACAGGTTTTACGGAATTTGTAAATGTGAAAGAAATTAATAACAGCAAGACATATAATGTCACTGGATATTGCATAGATGTTTTCAAAGCCGCTCTGGGTTCATTAAATTACAGTCTTGAACCTGAATTTATTCCTTTTGTGGATGACAGTGGTGACAGCAATGGAACATACAATGATCTAGTCAACAAGCTACAAGGCACCAAG AGGCCAGATTATGAAGCAGTAGTTGGAGACGTTACGATAAGGGCTTATCGAGAAGAGAGAGTTGATTTTTCACTTCCATACTCGGAGTCTGGTGTTGTGATGGTGGTAAGAGCTGAACCAGACAAGCTGAAAAACATGTGGATATTCTTGAAGCCGTTAAGTTGGGATCTATGGCTCACAATTGTTCTGGCCCCTATCTTCATAGGTCTTGTTCTACGAGTATTGGAGCGCCACTATCATCAACCCCAACTTGGCATGCTCGTTTTGTTTCCAGTAGCAGCTCTAGCCTTTCCTGAAA GAAACATGGTCGCAAACAATTGGGCAAGATTTGTGATGGTGGTATGGCTGTTCATGGCCTACATACTAATGCAGAGCTACACTGCAAATTTATCGTCAATTTTAACGGTGGGTCAGCTGAGACCTTCTGCAGACATCCCTTCTTGTGCAGGTTATCAAGACGGCTCGTTTGTACTAGATATGCTCACAAATTGGTTAAAACTGAACGTAACTGAATGCCACAGCTATTCAAGCATGGAGGAATATGATAAGGCCCTTTCTCTCGGATGCAAAAATGGAGGGGTTGATGCTATATTTGATGAAATTCCTTACGTCAAATTATTCCTTCACAAATACGGTTCTAAATATAAGATGGCCGGAGCTACTTACAGCACCGGTGGATTTGGCTTT GCTTTTCCGACCGGGTCTCCTCTGTCTAAGCCTATCTCGAAGGCAATATTAGATGTAATGGAAAAAGGAACGATCCAACAGATTGAGAAAAATTATTTTGGAGTGGGATATACCTCGCAATATGCAGAAGAAAATTTATCACGAGACAGTCCGAGTCTGACAGCATTCAGCTTTGCAGGCCTTTTCACCATCACCGCATTTCTCACGTTACTTGCAGTAGTTTGTTCCGAATGCTCATTCGCTATTTCAAGATATCGCAACAGGAACGCTGTAGATGTGCATTCTGTAGAAGTGACTGATGGTGTTTCCCCGGAAAAGGATCAACAAGATCCTAAAGAGGAGGATAAAATTAAAGAACTAGACGAAAGCCAGGAACAAGTACTACAAGAACCCGCGAATGTAAGTAGGGACGAACAAGCTACGAATGCTGGTATTGATCATGGTCGTGGATGA
- the LOC141708784 gene encoding glutamate receptor 2.7-like has protein sequence MDSYSSHTLADARTITCCFYTTNYFYSTTSLPIYQILLYSENLVVAMEFSRAHLYVLLVNSTISLLLVTAKNEISTNFDPKNRIAVHVGLILDFNSSTGFVANSCISMALSDFYSINSRYTTRLAIHPKNANNVLSAASAALELINEDQVDAIIGPQNSKEAIFVAEIGGKSHVPVISFSVTSSLLWPSRNPYFIQTTLPDSSQLECITSLVQQLGWHVVVVIYQDETDRESSTGFIPSLTDAFQKASIQLSYVIAISSSASESHIRQELGNLRTMQTRVFLVHVTSSDLASRLFSLANDVGIVNKGTAWIVTDALSNTLSSLDATTIEEMEGVLGVRPYVPKSKNLENFKIKWKENNINIFCLRAYDTVWALATSVEKLKFPQVKRSHEESNASSAVLTNLRVSETGPGLVKRILETRFLGLSGEFKLKDGQLETPVLEIINVVGNGDRIVGYWTPRSGFSRKIVTATDEGPGAVNSKPVDDVFKPIIWPGDSTKKPNGWDVPGMGLKLRVGVPVKTGFKEFVNVQEIGDSKKYNVTGFCIDVFQAALDSLPFKLEPEYLPLKHDTNGTYKDLVDKLTGTKTRIYDALVGDITIRADREGEVDFSLPYLESGVVMVVRVEPDRLKNMWIFLKPLSWDLWLTIVLAAIFIGLVLRMLERHVNPQRQLSMLFLFPLAALAFPERNMVGNKWAKFVLVVWLFMAYILMQSYTANLSSILTVSQLRPSADNPVCAGYQKYSFVGDMLQKMNIKHVSYTSMDEYDKALSLGCKNGGVDVIFDEIPYIKLFLHKYGSKYQTISSKMDGAATTSTGGFGFAFPSGSPLSKPISKAILDVMEKGKIQKIEKKYFGAGYTFQYHAQDISRDGPSLTAYSFAGLFTITAFLTLLAVVCSECSFVISRYRNLNVNISRVQSFEMSDDVPSDENDQRDSKEEVEILGQEENIDEQELQPTNIHIYHGSE, from the exons ATGGATTCATATTCAAGCCACACATTAGCAGATGCACGTACAATCACTTGTTGTTTCTATACTACTAACTACTTCTATTCAACCACGTCTCTCCCAATATATCAGATTCTTCTGTACTCCGAAAATTTGGTGGTTGCTATGGAGTTCTCCAGGGCACACCTCTATGTTTTGCTCGTCAATAGTACTATTTCCCTCCTTTTAGTTACTGCCAAAAATGAAATCAGTACTAATTTTGACCCGAAGAATCGAATAGCTGTTCATGTTGGTTTAATTcttgatttcaactcatctacTGGTTTTGTGGCTAATTCTTGCATATCCATGGCGTTATCTGATTTTTACTCTATAAATTCGCGTTATACTACAAGATTGGCTATACACCCCAAGAATGCCAATAATGTTCTTTCTGCAGCTTCTGCAG CTTTGGAGTTGATTAACGAGGACCAAGTAGATGCAATTATCGGGCCACAAAATTCAAAGGAAGCAATATTTGTCGCTGAGATTGGAGGGAAGTCTCATGTTCCAGTCATCTCATTTTCTGTGACAAGCTCTTTGCTTTGGCCTTCACGGAATCCATATTTCATTCAGACGACATTGCCTGATTCGTCTCAACTGGAATGCATCACTTCCCTTGTCCAGCAACTCGGATGGCATGTTGTTGTAGTGATTTATCAAGATGAGACAGACAGAGAGTCTAGTACAGGTTTCATCCCTTCTCTGACTGATGCCTTTCAGAAAGCAAGTATTCAGCTATCGTATGTGATTGCAATCTCATCTTCTGCCAGTGAGTCTCATATAAGACAAGAGCTAGGCAACTTGAGGACAATGCAAACTCGGGTATTTCTTGTTCACGTGACTTCTTCTGACCTTGCTTCTCGCCTGTTTTCTCTTGCAAACGATGTGGGAATCGTGAACAAAGGAACAGCATGGATCGTCACAGATGCTTTATCCAATACGCTAAGCTCCTTGGATGCTACAACTATTGAGGAAATGGAAGGGGTTTTAGGTGTAAGGCCTTATGTACCTaaatcaaaaaatttagaaaatttcaaaatcaagtgGAAAGAAAACAATATTAATATCTTTTGCTTGAGGGCGTATGACACAGTTTGGGCATTAGCCACATCAGTAGAGAAGCTTAAGTTCCCTCAAGTGAAAAGGAGTCATGAGGAATCAAATGCATCAAGCGCAGTACTCACAAATTTAAGAGTCTCGGAGACAGGCCCTGGACTTGTTAAAAGAATACTGGAGACCAGATTCCTTGGCCTAAGCGGAGAATTTAAGTTGAAGGATGGACAATTAGAAACTCCGGTTCTAGAGATAATCAACGTAGTTGGAAACGGGGATAGAATTGTTGGATACTGGACACCTAGAAGTGGCTTTAGCCGAAAGATAGTGACTGCAACGGATGAAGGTCCGGGAGCAGTTAACTCAAAACCGGTAGATGATGTTTTCAAACCAATCATTTGGCCAGGAGACTCCACAAAGAAGCCGAATGGATGGGATGTACCGGGAATGGGACTAAAGCTAAGGGTAGGGGTTCCTGTAAAAACAGGTTTTAAAGAATTTGTGAATGTGCAGGAAATTGGTGACAGCAAGAAATATAATGTAACAGGATTTTGCATAGATGTTTTCCAAGCTGCTTTGGATTCATTACCATTCAAGCTTGAACCTGAGTATCTTCCTTTAAAGCATGACACTAATGGAACATACAAAGATCTAGTTGATAAGCTAACTGGCACCAAG ACTCGGATTTACGATGCTCTGGTTGGAGATATAACAATAAGGGCTGATCGGGAAGGGGAGGTTGATTTCTCACTTCCATATTTGGAGTCTGGAGTGGTGATGGTGGTAAGAGTTGAACCTGACAGGCTCAAAAACATGTGGATATTCTTGAAGCCCTTAAGTTGGGATCTATGGCTCACCATTGTTTTAGCTGCTATCTTCATTGGACTCGTGCTACGAATGTTGGAACGCCATGTAAATCCCCAACGCCAACTTAGCATGCTCTTCTTGTTTCCATTAGCTGCTCTAGCCTTTCCAGAAA GGAACATGGTTGGAAACAAATGGGCAAAATTTGTACTGGTGGTATGGTTATTCATGGCATACATACTAATGCAAAGTTACACAGCAAATTTATCCTCAATTTTAACTGTGAGTCAGCTGAGACCTTCTGCAGACAACCCTGTTTGCGCAGGTTATCAAAAATATTCGTTTGTGGGAGACATGTTACAAAAGATGAATATAAAACACGTCAGTTATACAAGCATGGATGAGTATGATAAGGCCCTTTCCCTCGGATGCAAAAATGGAGGCGTCGATGTCATTTTTGATGAGATTCCTTACATCAAATTGTTTCTTCACAAATACGGTTCTAAATATCAAACCATTTCTTCAAAAATGGATGGTGCAGCTACTACCAGTACTGGCGGATTTGGCTTT GCATTTCCGAGTGGCTCTCCTCTATCTAAGCCCATTTCGAAGGCAATCTTAGATGTAATGGAAAAAGGAAAGATTCAAAAGATTGAGAAGAAATATTTTGGGGCGGGGTATACCTTTCAATATCACGCCCAAGATATATCGCGAGATGGTCCAAGTCTGACAGCATACAGCTTTGCTGGCCTTTTCACCATCACGGCATTCCTTACGCTGCTTGCAGTAGTTTGCTCCGAATGCTCGTTTGTTATTTCAAGATATCGCAACCTGAACGTTAATATTTCAAGAGTTCAGTCTTTTGAGATGAGTGATGATGTTCCCTCTGATGAGAATGACCAGAGAGACTCCAAGGAGGAGGTTGAAATTTTAGGCCAAGAAGAAAACATCGATGAACAAGAACTACAGCCCACAAACATTCATATTTATCATGGTAGTGAATGA
- the LOC141708782 gene encoding glutamate receptor 2.8-like isoform X2, translated as MEFVNVQEIGNTKKYNVTGFSIDVFKAALDTLPYRLEPEFVPFLIVNDSGGPNRTYDDLVNKLRGTKNLEFEAVVGDVTIRANREREVDFSLPYTESGVVMVVKAKSDRLKNIWMFVAPLSWDLWLTIFLATIFIGLVLRILERRVNPQRQLGMLFLFPLAALAFPERNMVGNNWARFVLVVWLFMAYVLMQGYTANLSSILTVGQLKPSADIPSCAGYQQGSFVKDFLTNWLNMDITQCQSYLNMEAYDKALSLGCKNGGVDAIFDEIPYIRLFLHKYGSKYKTVGTTYNTGGFGFAFPIGSPLSKAISKAILDLRELGTMRKIEKKYFDAGNTSYYDAEDVSQEPSFTANSFAGLFIITAFLTLLALVCSECSFALSKYRVHSIEMTHDVSPQNDLHDQQKEEDDEISSEEVRKEQDLLQEITDVNTDRE; from the exons ATGGAATTTGTGAATGTGCAAGAAATTGGTAACACCAAAAAATATAATGTCACTGGATTTAGCATTGATGTTTTCAAAGCTGCTTTGGATACATTACCATACAGGCTTGAACCTGAATTTGTTCCTTTCTTGATCGTGAATGACAGTGGCGGCCCTAACAGAACATACGATGATCTAGTCAACAAGCTAAGAGGCACCAAG AATCTGGAGTTTGAGGCAGTGGTGGGCGATGTGACTATAAGGGCTAATCGCGAAAGGGAAGTGGACTTTTCACTTCCATATACGGAATCTGGTGTGGTGATGGTGGTAAAAGCAAAATCAGACAGGCTAAAAAACATTTGGATGTTTGTAGCGCCATTAAGTTGGGATCTCTGGCTCACAATTTTTCTAGCTACTATCTTCATTGGACTCGTGCTCAGAATCTTGGAGCGCCGTGTAAACCCTCAGCGCCAACTTGGCATGCTCTTTTTGTTTCCGTTGGCGGCTCTAGCATTTCCAGAAA GGAACATGGTGGGAAACAATTGGGCGAGATTTGTGTTGGTGGTATGGTTGTTCATGGCATACGTACTAATGCAGGGTTACACTGCTAATTTATCCTCAATTTTAACGGTGGGTCAGCTGAAACCTTCTGCAGACATCCCTTCTTGTGCAGGGTATCAACAGGGTTcgtttgtgaaagattttctcACAAATTGGTTGAACATGGACATAACTCAATGCCAAAGTTACTTAAACATGGAGGCTTATGACAAGGCCCTTTCTCTCGGATGCAAGAATGGAGGGGTAGATGCCATCTTCGATGAGATTCCTTACATCAGACTATTCCTTCACAAATACGGTTCTAAATATAAGACGGTCGGAACCACGTATAATACCGGTGGATTTGGCTTT GCATTTCCGATTGGGTCTCCTTTATCCAAGGCTATTTCAAAGGCAATATTAGATTTGAGAGAATTGGGAACAATGCGAAAAATTGAGAAGAAATATTTCGATGCAGGAAATACTTCTTATTATGACGCCGAAGATGTATCGCAAGAACCAAGTTTCACAGCAAATAGCTTTGCTGGTCTTTTCATTATTACTGCATTCTTAACGCTACTTGCACTAGTTTGTTCCGAATGCTCGTTCGCTCTGTCGAAATATCGAGTTCATTCTATTGAGATGACTCATGATGTTTCCCCTCAAAATGACCTGCATGATCAACAGAAGGAGGAGGATGATGAAATTTCATCTGAAGAAGTGAGAAAAGAACAAGATTTACTACAAGAAATCACAGATGTTAATACTGATCGTGAATGA
- the LOC141708782 gene encoding glutamate receptor 2.2-like isoform X1, producing the protein MGFSNFYLNHLLMSTTMFLVLFAKSETSTTLDSNNQIAVNVGLIFDFDSSTGYLANSCISLAVSDFYSKNQHYATRLTFYSKNSSDVLTAALAALELINQDHVVAIIGPQYSNEARFVAEIGGRTQVPIISLSVKSTSHWPSKTPYFIQTAVPDSVQLDGITSLVQQLGWQEIIVIYQNDTEESGNCVIPSLIDTFQKASIQLSYTIAISFTSGASDHIKKELSHLRSIQTRVFLVHVSSPGLASQLFSLANEVGMMTKGTAWIITDALCNSLSSLDATTIESMEGVLGVRLYESRSKNMQDFKIKWNEFVPRQKQLKYTEKPGNDFNMFCLRVYEAVWSLATSVENIQLPGVNMSHEKLNASTAAITNLRVSEVGPRLVKEILQTRSQGLSGEFKVKDEELKTPVLEIINIVGNGENGDRTVGYWTPGRGFSRKIGSAAKENQ; encoded by the exons ATGGGGTTCTCCAACTTTTACCTTAATCATTTGCTCATGAGTACAACTATGTTCCTTGTACTTTTTGCAAAAAGTGAAACAAGCACGACTTTGGACTCGAATAATCAAATTGCTGTTAATGTTGgtttaatttttgattttgattccTCCACTGGTTATTTGGCCAATTCTTGCATATCCCTCGCGGTATCAGATTTCTATTCAAAAAATCAGCATTACGCAACAAGACTGACTTTTTATTCCAAGAATTCCAGTGATGTTCTTACTGCAGCTTTGGCAG CTTTGGAGTTGATTAACCAGGACCACGTCGTAGCAATTATTGGGCCACAATACTCCAATGAAGCAAGATTTGTTGCAGAAATTGGAGGGAGAACTCAGGTGCCAATTATCTCATTATCTGTGAAAAGCACATCGCACTGGCCTTCAAAGACTCCATATTTTATTCAGACCGCAGTACCTGATTCCGTTCAACTGGATGGAATCACTTCCCTTGTGCAGCAACTTGGATGGCAAGAGATTATAGTGATTTATCAAAATGACACAGAAGAGTCTGGCAACTGTGTTATACCTTCTCTGATCGATACCTTTCAGAAGGCAAGTATTCAGCTTTCATACACGATTGCAATCTCATTTACTTCCGGTGCATCTGATCATATAAAGAAAGAGCTAAGCCACTTGAGGAGCATACAAACTCGAGTATTTCTTGTTCACGTGAGTAGTCCTGGACTTGCTTCTCAACTGTTTTCCCTTGCAAATGAGGTGGGAATGATGACTAAGGGAACGGCATGGATAATCACCGATGCTTTATGCAATTCGCTAAGTTCCTTAGATGCTACAACCATCGAGTCAATGGAAGGTGTTTTAGGTGTAaggctttatgaatcaagatcaAAAAATATGCAGGATTTCAAAATTAAGTGGAATGAATTTGTGCCAAGGCAGAAGCAGTTAAAATATACAGAAAAACCCGGAAATGATTTTAATATGTTTTGTTTGCGGGTGTACGAAGCAGTTTGGTCATTAGCCACATCTGTAGAGAATATTCAGTTACCTGGAGTGAATATGAGCCATGAGAAATTAAATGCATCCACTGCTGCCATCACAAATTTGAGAGTCTCAGAGGTAGGCCCAAGACTTGTTAAAGAAATCTTGCAAACCAGATCACAAGGCCTAAGCGGAGAATTCAAGGTTAAGGATGAAGAACTGAAAActccagttctagagataattaACATAGTTGGGAACGGTGAAAACGGTGATAGAACTGTTGGATACTGGACACCAGGTAGAGGCTTTAGCCGAAAAATAGGAAGTGCAGCTAAGGAAAATCAATGA